A single region of the Maylandia zebra isolate NMK-2024a linkage group LG17, Mzebra_GT3a, whole genome shotgun sequence genome encodes:
- the LOC112432578 gene encoding serine/threonine-protein kinase pim-1-like, which yields MKKETRKIATPADKKDPGDQDRKSRTAKRKASPEKKTPMKRRRVAEQAGPSTSSDVVKGVKRKVVQDEEDTTKKAKRAKLLDHMSGDKEQASSSLDSGKDLNNKQVCAKNGKRKATGDDREPPKKKKRNVDQDKKSVADQKREFQARYVEEHQLGEGGCGAVFSGYRIEDRFPVAIKHIPKNKVYCKVADESGKMLSVEVAIMVKLAGEAEGSVGISAPVSLLEWFDLGKELILVLERPVPAVDLQKYKAEYGRTLPEDKAKVILKQLVDAVKELEDKHIFHRDIKGENILIETGSDVPRVRIIDFGLSCFVKQRSLYRVFYGTPLHTPPEWYRRSCYRCGPTTVWQMGVVLYEALHARHFSTERFLAKKLSIKKRLSTECQNFLEACLTIAPEKRPTLEELQLHPWLR from the exons atgaaaaaggaaacaagaaaaattGCCACTCCAGCCGATAAGAAAGATCCGGGAGATCAAG ATCGTAAGAGCAGGACTGCTAAAAGAAAGGCCAGTCCTGAAAAGAAGACCCCAATGAAAAGGAGGAGGGTCGCTGAGCAGGCTGGTCCTTCCACCAGCTCAGATGTGGTCAAAGGAGTGAAGCGCAAGGTTGTGCAAGATGAAGAGGACAcaacaaagaaagcaaagagGGCTAAACTTCTTGACCATATGAGCGGTGACAAGGAGCAAGCATCCTCCTCGTTGGACTCTGGTAAAG ACTTGAACAACAAACAGGTGTGCGcaaaaaatggcaaaagaaaGGCCACGGGAGACGACAGAGAGCcacccaagaaaaaaaaaaggaatgtggACCAGGACAAAAAATCAGTAGCAGACCAAAAAC GTGAATTCCAAGCCAGATATGTGGAGGAGCACCAGCTCGGAGAAGGAGGCTGCGGAGCAGTGTTTTCTGGCTACCGGATAGAAGATCGTTTTCCA GTTGCCATCAAACACATTCCCAAAAATAAAGTCTACTGCAAAGTGGCG GATGAAAGCGGGAAGATGCTCTCGGTGGAAGTGGCCATTATGGTTAAACTTGCAGGTGAAGCAGAAGGGTCAGTGGGAATATCAGCACCTGTGTCCTTGCTGGAGTGGTTCGACCTTGGCAAAGAGCTGATCCTGGTGCTGGAGAGACCTGTCCCCGCTGTGGACCTGCAAAAATACAAAGCAGAATATGGAAGAACCTTACCAGAGGACAAGGCCAAG GTCATTCTGAAGCAACTCGTTGATGCTGTAAAGGAACTTGAGGATAAACACATCTTTCATCGGGACATCAAGGGAGAAAACATTCTGATTGAGACCGGCTCCGATGTGCCTCGAGTTCGCATCATTGACTTTGGACTGAGCTGCTTTGTTAAACAGCGATCTCTGTATCGCGTCTTCTATG gCACTCCTCTTCACACCCCTCCCGAGTGGTACAGGAGGAGCTGCTACAGGTGTGGACCCACCACGGTGTGGCAAATGGGAGTGGTGTTGTATGAAGCGCTTCATGCACGGCACTTTAGTACCGAGAGGTTCCTCGCAAAGAAACTGAGCATCAAAAAGCGTCTGTCCACAG aaTGCCAGAATTTCTTGGAGGCATGTTTAACTATAGCCCCGGAGAAGCGCCCAACACTGGAGGAGCTCCAGCTTCACCCCTGGCTAagataa